The following DNA comes from Pseudomonas marginalis.
GGCCCAGGCCGAAGCTAAGAAGGGAACGCGGTCCAAGCCGCGGCTGCCCCCGCAACTGTGAAGGGTTTATCTGACTGCCACGCCACTGCCACTGCGGCGGGAAGGCGCAGTCGGCGCCGGTCGCAAGACCCGCAAGCCCCAAGCCAGGAGACCTGCCTCGCCACCGATTTTCCAATTCAACCGGGCGGGGTGATCCGGTGACGAAATCCGCTTCTGCGCGCCGCCGCAGTGCCTATCGTCCCGTATGCCCGCCCCAAAGGGCATCCGATGAAAACACTGGCCAAACTCCCCGTCACCATCGTTACCGGCTTCCTTGGCTCGGGCAAGACCACCTTGCTGCGCCATATGCTCGACAACGCCCAGGGCCGTCGCATTGCGGTAATCGTCAACGAGTTCGGCGAGTTGGGCATCGACGGTGAGATCCTCAAGCAGTGCTCCATCGGCTGCACCGAAGAAGAGGCCAACGGCCGTGTGTACGAGCTGGCCAACGGCTGCCTGTGCTGCACCGTGCAGGAGGAGTTCTTCCCGGTGATGCGCGAACTGGTCGCCCGTCGTGGCGACCTCGACCATATCCTTATCGAAACCTCGGGCCTGGCCCTGCCAAAACCCTTGGTGCAGGCCTTCCAGTGGCCGGAAATCCGCAGCGCCTGCACGGTTGATGCGGTCATCACCGTGGTCGACAGCCCGGCCGTGGCCGCCGGCACGTTCGCCGCGTTCCCGGATCAGGTCGATGCCCAGCGCAAACTCGACCCGAACCTGGACCACGAATCGCCGCTGCACGAGCTGTTTGCCGACCAACTGGCCAGCGCCGACCTGGTGATCCTCAACAAATCCGACCTGATCAGCGCCGAAGACCTGGCCCGTGTGCGCCTGGAAGTCGCCGAAGAGCTGCCGCCGGCGGTGAAGATCATCGAAGCCAGCAGCGGTCGCCTGCCGTTGGACGTATTGATCGGCCTGGGCGCGGGTTCCGAAGAACATATCGACGCTCGCCATAGCCACCAC
Coding sequences within:
- the cobW gene encoding cobalamin biosynthesis protein CobW, with product MKTLAKLPVTIVTGFLGSGKTTLLRHMLDNAQGRRIAVIVNEFGELGIDGEILKQCSIGCTEEEANGRVYELANGCLCCTVQEEFFPVMRELVARRGDLDHILIETSGLALPKPLVQAFQWPEIRSACTVDAVITVVDSPAVAAGTFAAFPDQVDAQRKLDPNLDHESPLHELFADQLASADLVILNKSDLISAEDLARVRLEVAEELPPAVKIIEASSGRLPLDVLIGLGAGSEEHIDARHSHHDHHHEGEDEHDHDAFDSISIDLPQADEALLLDALNQLVVQHGILRVKGFAAIPNKPMRLLIQGVGTRFDKHFDRAWGADEARITRLVLIGQALDAAGLEVQLRAALSV